A window from Leptothermofonsia sichuanensis E412 encodes these proteins:
- a CDS encoding TIGR03943 family putative permease subunit produces the protein MNRLLFNFSPWLDVLAIAAWGGLFLYYRANGKLFLLIHPSYMWLTVVAGVVLVVVALLKGMVLMRQARRSTVRGGSGAPHLRIFPPGIGSLLLLAIAILGMVITPRAFASQTALDRGATDTLTVTRVRPQVFRGSEKTEDKSLVDWIRTLTVYPEPDAYTGQKAKVQGFVIYPPNLPNQYLLIARFVITCCAADVYPVSLPVKLAQSRDTYKADSWLEIEGAMMTETLAEKRQLVIEAKTIKEIPEPKNPYEY, from the coding sequence ATGAACCGTCTTCTGTTTAACTTCTCTCCCTGGCTGGATGTCCTGGCAATTGCTGCCTGGGGAGGATTGTTTCTGTATTATCGGGCAAACGGCAAGCTCTTTCTGCTGATCCATCCCAGCTATATGTGGTTAACAGTGGTAGCTGGCGTGGTACTGGTGGTGGTGGCCCTATTGAAGGGAATGGTGTTGATGCGCCAGGCCAGGCGATCAACCGTTCGCGGCGGATCGGGGGCACCCCATTTGAGGATTTTTCCTCCTGGAATAGGAAGTTTGTTGTTGCTGGCGATCGCCATCCTGGGGATGGTGATTACACCCCGTGCCTTTGCCAGCCAGACCGCCCTAGACCGGGGTGCTACGGATACGCTGACGGTTACGCGAGTCAGACCCCAGGTTTTTCGAGGATCCGAGAAAACGGAAGATAAGTCTCTGGTTGACTGGATTCGAACCTTGACGGTTTATCCAGAGCCGGATGCTTACACAGGGCAGAAGGCAAAAGTGCAGGGGTTTGTGATTTATCCTCCAAATCTGCCCAATCAATACCTGTTGATTGCTCGATTTGTCATTACCTGTTGCGCGGCGGATGTTTATCCAGTCAGCCTGCCCGTTAAGCTGGCTCAAAGTCGGGACACCTACAAAGCTGACTCGTGGCTGGAAATTGAAGGTGCCATGATGACTGAAACGCTGGCGGAGAAGCGTCAACTTGTGATTGAGGCAAAAACCATCAAAGAGATTCCTGAGCCAAAAAATCCCTACGAATATTAA